The following coding sequences are from one Salvia hispanica cultivar TCC Black 2014 chromosome 3, UniMelb_Shisp_WGS_1.0, whole genome shotgun sequence window:
- the LOC125209262 gene encoding probable disease resistance protein At5g45490 has translation MDDIVEKFLEEKLKKEIDAAQAAAAKLGPGLKTNCTKLSSILRDCEDLLNKVKEKKGTGRDKLYNLLNVITEWRDLSTQTNCPTATCSINTLSTYVKQLKKDLEDEPAPTKQQLQTPPKPELYRWSCHAQSLATIHGFADRLKIMQRLLLKPTPKPIGIVGVAGVGKTALCQLAYNHAPVKDHFPLRLWLCLSNNQDGARDRKDYLKMMMSCLGYEDQVIQEIGDDAKRLQVALQRHLSRGRYLVVLDDVWIEKEKEAFVMDEEVRKLFDFLNQPLGMLVITSRSAELEEMLGRDNIDVHKLLPLGDRDSCLDIFNDAWEKRTELTKDEKNGIVKKCGGLPLMAKMLGEIGPPPPPPPPPIAEPSILIVKSTNNTQ, from the coding sequence ATGGATGACATCGTAGAGAAGTTTCTGGAggagaaactaaaaaaagaaatcgaTGCTGCCCAAGCTGCTGCTGCTAAGTTGGGTCCTGGCTTGAAAACCAACTGCACCAAGTTGAGCTCCATTCTCCGCGATTGCGAAGATTTGTTGAACAAGGTAAAGGAGAAGAAGGGCACGGGAAGAGACAAGCTCTACAATCTCCTCAACGTTATCACAGAGTGGCGCGACCTCTCCACCCAAACCAACTGCCCCACAGCAACCTGCTCCATTAACACGCTTTCCACCTATGTGAAGCAGCTCAAGAAAGATCTCGAAGACGAACCCGCCCCCACCAAGCAACAACTCCAAACACCGCCCAAGCCGGAGCTCTACCGCTGGAGCTGCCACGCACAGAGCCTCGCCACCATCCACGGCTTCGCCGACCGCCTCAAGATCATGCAGCGCCTCCTGCTCAAACCGACCCCGAAGCCAATCGGGATCGTCGGCGTGGCCGGCGTTGGCAAAACAGCGCTTTGCCAGCTGGCCTACAACCACGCTCCAGTGAAGGACCACTTCCCCCTCAGGCTCTGGCTCTGCTTGTCCAACAACCAGGACGGGGCGCGCGATCGCAAGGACTACCTCAAGATGATGATGAGCTGCCTCGGATACGAGGATCAGGTCATCCAGGAGATTGGCGACGACGCGAAGCGGCTCCAGGTGGCGCTGCAGCGCCACCTGAGCCGCGGGAGATACTTGGTGGTCCTGGACGATGTGTGGAtagagaaggagaaggaggcGTTTGTGATGGATGAAGAGGTTCGTAAGCTGTTCGATTTCTTGAATCAGCCGCTGGGGATGCTCGTCATCACGAGCAGGTCGGCGGAGCTGGAGGAGATGCTTGGCAGGGACAATATCGACGTGCACAAGCTGTTGCCTCTCGGGGATCGCGACAGCTGCTTGGACATTTTCAATGATGCGTGGGAAAAGAGAACCGAATTGACTAAAGATGAGAAGAATGGCATCGTGAAAAAGTGTGGTGGCCTGCCATTGATGGCCAAGATGCTGGGGGAAATTGgtccacctccacctccacctccaccgccAATCGCGGAACCCTCAATATTAATCGTAAAAAGTACTAATAATACTCAATAA
- the LOC125215968 gene encoding uncharacterized protein LOC125215968 produces the protein MTTQVEQAQMMVKVKNSSSPSHMMKEDRDEEMTRSALATFHAREEEIERRKIEVRDKVQTQLGRVEEETKRLALIREELEGLHDPMRKEVAIVRKRIDLINRDLKPLGITCQKKEKEYKEALEAFTDKNREKGQLIAKLVELVTESEKMRLKKLEELSKNIDALH, from the exons ATGACAACACAGGTAGAGCAAGCACAGATGATGGTGAAGGTGAAGAACTCAAGCAGCCCCAGCCACATGATGAAGGAAGACCGAGACGAGGAGATGACTCGTTCCGCCTTAGCCACCTTCCACGCCCGGGAAGAGGAGATCGAGAGGAGGAAGATCGAGGTCAGGGATAAAGTGCAAACGCAGCTAGGCCGCGTTGAAGAAGAGACCAAGCGCCTCGCTCTAATCCGCGAA GAGCTGGAAGGCTTGCATGATCCAATGAGAAAAGAAGTAGCGATTGTTCGCAAGCGAATCGACCTCATCAATCGAGACTTAAAGCCCTTAGGAATCACCTGCCAGAAGAAG GAGAAAGAATACAAAGAGGCTCTAGAAGCTTTTACTGATAAGAACAGGGAAAAGGGACAGCTGATAGCCAAACTAGTTGAG TTGGTGACTGAAAGTGAGAAAATGAGACTGAAGAAGCTGGAGGAGCTTAGCAAGAACATTGATGCCCTGCACTGA
- the LOC125214331 gene encoding neutral/alkaline invertase 3, chloroplastic-like isoform X1, translating into MLMRLKSVIGLDLYACHSRPPRVGITDIIHHFLPLSRGAAAQISPEVPLDPLHKKVSNKGKSHLHKSTLLFLWIESSSNALERGIQRYELENMIGILKLRRLPTYIFTVPMPLSPSEAAPQVLPGPVPFQVFRNLRSASRISFKYDSQNDRSVSQKNQGNWLNSLRCNCIGRESTRETSREDTSKRLVNDIAKDFDDQRLETAQHLKREKEGPRCGDELASDTAVGQTISRTDANSLEEEAWNLLRASMVYYCGSPVGTIAANDPSDSNMLNYDQVFIRDFVPSGIAFLLNGEYEIVRNFILHTLQLQSWEKTIDCHSPGQGLMPASFKVRVVPLDGDDSATEEVLDPDFGEAAIGRVAPVDSGLWWIILLRAYGKSSGDLSVQQRIDVQTGIKMILKLCLADGFDMFPTLLVTDGSCMIDRRMGIHGHPLEIQALFYSALLCAREMLAPEEASADLTMALNNRLVALSIHIREYYWIDMKKLNEIYRYKTEEYSFDAINKFNIYPDQISPWLVDWMPQRGGYLIGNLQPAHMDFRFFSLGNLWAIACSLATTQQSHAILDLIEAKWSDLVSNMPLKICYPALEGQEWSIITGSDPKNTPWSYHNGGSWPTLLWQLTVACLKMNRPEIAENAIKIAEKRLAKDKWPEYYDTKGARFIGKQARLFQSWSIAGYLVAKLLMKNPSAASILVNVEDAELLNVFSCALNANPRGKRRKGPKQSFII; encoded by the exons ATGCTTATGAGATTGAAGTCCGTAATAGGACTAGACTTATACGCGTGTCACTCAAGGCCTCCGAGAGTCGG TATAACAGACATTATCCATCATTTCCTTCCGCTATCTCGTGGCGCCGCCGCCCAAATTTCGCCGGAAGTTCCTTTAGACCCTCTCCACAAAAAAGTCTCCAATAAAGGAAAAAGCCACCTCCACAAATCAA CGTTATTATTTCTCTGGATTGAGTCATCAAGCAACGCATTGGAAAGGGGGATACAGCGCTACGAATTGGAAAACATGATAG gaATATTGAAGCTGAGACGATTGCCAACCTATATTTTCACAGTTCCAATGCCTCTCTCACCCTCAGAAGCAGCCCCTCAAGTTTTGCCCGGGCCGGTGCCATTCCAGGTCTTTAGAAATTTGAGATCAGCTTCACGGATTTCCTTTAAGTATGATAGCCAAAACGATAGATCCGTATCACAAAAGAACCAAGGCAATTGGTTAAATTCTTTGCGTTGCAATTGCATCGGGAGAGAAAGTACTCGAGAGACTTCTAGAGAGGACACAAGTAAAAGATTGGTTAATGATATAGCCAAGGATTTTGATGATCAAAGGCTTGAAACAGCACAACATTTGAAACGTGAGAAGGAAGGTCCTCGGTGTGGTGATGAATTGGCATCTGATACAGCAGTTGGCCAAACTATTAGTAGAACGGATGCAAATTCTTTGGAGGAAGAAGCGTGGAATCTATTGCGAGCATCAATGGTGTATTATTGTGGCAGTCCAGTCGGGACCATTGCTGCAAATGATCCAAGTGACTCGAATATGCTTAACTATGATCAAGTGTTTATACGTGATTTTGTACCTTCGGGGATTGCTTTCCTGTTGAATGGAGAATATGAAATTGTTAGGAACTTCATCCTTCACACGCTTCAGCTGCAG AGTTGGGAGAAAACTATAGATTGCCATAGTCCTGGACAAGGACTAATGCCAGCAAGTTTTAAAGTACGTGTTGTGCCATTAGATGGTGATGATTCTGCCACTGAAGAGGTGTTAGATCCTGACTTTGGAGAGGCTGCAATTGGTCGGGTGGCACCAGTTGATTCTG GTTTATGGTGGATCATATTGTTACGTGCATATGGAAAAAGTTCAGGAGACCTTTCTGTCCAGCAAAGGATTGATGTACAGACTGGcattaagatgattttaaagCTTTGTTTGGCAGATGGTTTCGATATGTTTCCAACCTTGTTAGTAACAGATGGATCGTGCATGATAGATCGCCGCATGGGAATCCATGGCCACCCACTCGAAATTCAg GCATTGTTCTATTCAGCTCTGCTTTGTGCACGTGAGATGCTTGCTCCTGAGGAAGCTTCTGCAGACCTCACGATGGCACTGAACAACCGGTTAGTTGCTTTATCAATTCACATCCGGGAGTACTACTGGATTGATATGAAGAAACTGAATGAAATTTATCGATACAAGACAGAAGAGTACTCGTTTGATGCAATCAACAAGTTCAACATCTACCCAGATCAAATTTCTCCCTGGCTTGTGGACTGGATGCCCCAAAGAGGAGGCTATCTTATAGGAAACCTGCAGCCGGCACACATGGACTTCCGATTCTTCTCACTTGGAAATCTATGGGCTATAGCATGCAGCCTTGCCACCACTCAGCAGTCACATGCTATATTGGATCTTATTGAAGCCAAATGGTCTGATCTTGTTAGCAACATGCCGTTGAAAATTTGTTACCCAGCGTTAGAGGGTCAGGAATGGAGCATAATCACAGGAAGTGATCCAAAGAACAC GCCTTGGTCTTACCACAATGGAGGTTCGTGGCCTACATTGCTCTGGCAG CTGACAGTGGCATGCTTAAAAATGAATAGACCAGAGATTGCCGAAAATGCAATCAAGATTGCTGAAAAACGTCTAGCAAAGGATAAGTGGCCAGAGTACTACGACACCAAGGGAGCAAGATTCATAGGGAAACAGGCGCGACTGTTCCAAAGCTGGTCTATTGCAGGTTATCTGGTGGCAAAACTACTCATGAAAAACCCAAGTGCTGCTAGCATTCTAGTGAATGTTGAAGATGCAGAGCTTTTGAATGTCTTCTCTTGTGCACTGAATGCTAATCCAAGGGGAAAACGTCGAAAGGGACCCAAACAGAGCTTTATCATATGA
- the LOC125214331 gene encoding neutral/alkaline invertase 3, chloroplastic-like isoform X2, producing the protein MLMRLKSVIGLDLYACHSRPPRVGITDIIHHFLPLSRGAAAQISPEVPLDPLHKKVSNKGKSHLHKSRILKLRRLPTYIFTVPMPLSPSEAAPQVLPGPVPFQVFRNLRSASRISFKYDSQNDRSVSQKNQGNWLNSLRCNCIGRESTRETSREDTSKRLVNDIAKDFDDQRLETAQHLKREKEGPRCGDELASDTAVGQTISRTDANSLEEEAWNLLRASMVYYCGSPVGTIAANDPSDSNMLNYDQVFIRDFVPSGIAFLLNGEYEIVRNFILHTLQLQSWEKTIDCHSPGQGLMPASFKVRVVPLDGDDSATEEVLDPDFGEAAIGRVAPVDSGLWWIILLRAYGKSSGDLSVQQRIDVQTGIKMILKLCLADGFDMFPTLLVTDGSCMIDRRMGIHGHPLEIQALFYSALLCAREMLAPEEASADLTMALNNRLVALSIHIREYYWIDMKKLNEIYRYKTEEYSFDAINKFNIYPDQISPWLVDWMPQRGGYLIGNLQPAHMDFRFFSLGNLWAIACSLATTQQSHAILDLIEAKWSDLVSNMPLKICYPALEGQEWSIITGSDPKNTPWSYHNGGSWPTLLWQLTVACLKMNRPEIAENAIKIAEKRLAKDKWPEYYDTKGARFIGKQARLFQSWSIAGYLVAKLLMKNPSAASILVNVEDAELLNVFSCALNANPRGKRRKGPKQSFII; encoded by the exons ATGCTTATGAGATTGAAGTCCGTAATAGGACTAGACTTATACGCGTGTCACTCAAGGCCTCCGAGAGTCGG TATAACAGACATTATCCATCATTTCCTTCCGCTATCTCGTGGCGCCGCCGCCCAAATTTCGCCGGAAGTTCCTTTAGACCCTCTCCACAAAAAAGTCTCCAATAAAGGAAAAAGCCACCTCCACAAATCAA gaATATTGAAGCTGAGACGATTGCCAACCTATATTTTCACAGTTCCAATGCCTCTCTCACCCTCAGAAGCAGCCCCTCAAGTTTTGCCCGGGCCGGTGCCATTCCAGGTCTTTAGAAATTTGAGATCAGCTTCACGGATTTCCTTTAAGTATGATAGCCAAAACGATAGATCCGTATCACAAAAGAACCAAGGCAATTGGTTAAATTCTTTGCGTTGCAATTGCATCGGGAGAGAAAGTACTCGAGAGACTTCTAGAGAGGACACAAGTAAAAGATTGGTTAATGATATAGCCAAGGATTTTGATGATCAAAGGCTTGAAACAGCACAACATTTGAAACGTGAGAAGGAAGGTCCTCGGTGTGGTGATGAATTGGCATCTGATACAGCAGTTGGCCAAACTATTAGTAGAACGGATGCAAATTCTTTGGAGGAAGAAGCGTGGAATCTATTGCGAGCATCAATGGTGTATTATTGTGGCAGTCCAGTCGGGACCATTGCTGCAAATGATCCAAGTGACTCGAATATGCTTAACTATGATCAAGTGTTTATACGTGATTTTGTACCTTCGGGGATTGCTTTCCTGTTGAATGGAGAATATGAAATTGTTAGGAACTTCATCCTTCACACGCTTCAGCTGCAG AGTTGGGAGAAAACTATAGATTGCCATAGTCCTGGACAAGGACTAATGCCAGCAAGTTTTAAAGTACGTGTTGTGCCATTAGATGGTGATGATTCTGCCACTGAAGAGGTGTTAGATCCTGACTTTGGAGAGGCTGCAATTGGTCGGGTGGCACCAGTTGATTCTG GTTTATGGTGGATCATATTGTTACGTGCATATGGAAAAAGTTCAGGAGACCTTTCTGTCCAGCAAAGGATTGATGTACAGACTGGcattaagatgattttaaagCTTTGTTTGGCAGATGGTTTCGATATGTTTCCAACCTTGTTAGTAACAGATGGATCGTGCATGATAGATCGCCGCATGGGAATCCATGGCCACCCACTCGAAATTCAg GCATTGTTCTATTCAGCTCTGCTTTGTGCACGTGAGATGCTTGCTCCTGAGGAAGCTTCTGCAGACCTCACGATGGCACTGAACAACCGGTTAGTTGCTTTATCAATTCACATCCGGGAGTACTACTGGATTGATATGAAGAAACTGAATGAAATTTATCGATACAAGACAGAAGAGTACTCGTTTGATGCAATCAACAAGTTCAACATCTACCCAGATCAAATTTCTCCCTGGCTTGTGGACTGGATGCCCCAAAGAGGAGGCTATCTTATAGGAAACCTGCAGCCGGCACACATGGACTTCCGATTCTTCTCACTTGGAAATCTATGGGCTATAGCATGCAGCCTTGCCACCACTCAGCAGTCACATGCTATATTGGATCTTATTGAAGCCAAATGGTCTGATCTTGTTAGCAACATGCCGTTGAAAATTTGTTACCCAGCGTTAGAGGGTCAGGAATGGAGCATAATCACAGGAAGTGATCCAAAGAACAC GCCTTGGTCTTACCACAATGGAGGTTCGTGGCCTACATTGCTCTGGCAG CTGACAGTGGCATGCTTAAAAATGAATAGACCAGAGATTGCCGAAAATGCAATCAAGATTGCTGAAAAACGTCTAGCAAAGGATAAGTGGCCAGAGTACTACGACACCAAGGGAGCAAGATTCATAGGGAAACAGGCGCGACTGTTCCAAAGCTGGTCTATTGCAGGTTATCTGGTGGCAAAACTACTCATGAAAAACCCAAGTGCTGCTAGCATTCTAGTGAATGTTGAAGATGCAGAGCTTTTGAATGTCTTCTCTTGTGCACTGAATGCTAATCCAAGGGGAAAACGTCGAAAGGGACCCAAACAGAGCTTTATCATATGA
- the LOC125214331 gene encoding neutral/alkaline invertase 3, chloroplastic-like isoform X4 codes for MIGILKLRRLPTYIFTVPMPLSPSEAAPQVLPGPVPFQVFRNLRSASRISFKYDSQNDRSVSQKNQGNWLNSLRCNCIGRESTRETSREDTSKRLVNDIAKDFDDQRLETAQHLKREKEGPRCGDELASDTAVGQTISRTDANSLEEEAWNLLRASMVYYCGSPVGTIAANDPSDSNMLNYDQVFIRDFVPSGIAFLLNGEYEIVRNFILHTLQLQSWEKTIDCHSPGQGLMPASFKVRVVPLDGDDSATEEVLDPDFGEAAIGRVAPVDSGLWWIILLRAYGKSSGDLSVQQRIDVQTGIKMILKLCLADGFDMFPTLLVTDGSCMIDRRMGIHGHPLEIQALFYSALLCAREMLAPEEASADLTMALNNRLVALSIHIREYYWIDMKKLNEIYRYKTEEYSFDAINKFNIYPDQISPWLVDWMPQRGGYLIGNLQPAHMDFRFFSLGNLWAIACSLATTQQSHAILDLIEAKWSDLVSNMPLKICYPALEGQEWSIITGSDPKNTPWSYHNGGSWPTLLWQLTVACLKMNRPEIAENAIKIAEKRLAKDKWPEYYDTKGARFIGKQARLFQSWSIAGYLVAKLLMKNPSAASILVNVEDAELLNVFSCALNANPRGKRRKGPKQSFII; via the exons ATGATAG gaATATTGAAGCTGAGACGATTGCCAACCTATATTTTCACAGTTCCAATGCCTCTCTCACCCTCAGAAGCAGCCCCTCAAGTTTTGCCCGGGCCGGTGCCATTCCAGGTCTTTAGAAATTTGAGATCAGCTTCACGGATTTCCTTTAAGTATGATAGCCAAAACGATAGATCCGTATCACAAAAGAACCAAGGCAATTGGTTAAATTCTTTGCGTTGCAATTGCATCGGGAGAGAAAGTACTCGAGAGACTTCTAGAGAGGACACAAGTAAAAGATTGGTTAATGATATAGCCAAGGATTTTGATGATCAAAGGCTTGAAACAGCACAACATTTGAAACGTGAGAAGGAAGGTCCTCGGTGTGGTGATGAATTGGCATCTGATACAGCAGTTGGCCAAACTATTAGTAGAACGGATGCAAATTCTTTGGAGGAAGAAGCGTGGAATCTATTGCGAGCATCAATGGTGTATTATTGTGGCAGTCCAGTCGGGACCATTGCTGCAAATGATCCAAGTGACTCGAATATGCTTAACTATGATCAAGTGTTTATACGTGATTTTGTACCTTCGGGGATTGCTTTCCTGTTGAATGGAGAATATGAAATTGTTAGGAACTTCATCCTTCACACGCTTCAGCTGCAG AGTTGGGAGAAAACTATAGATTGCCATAGTCCTGGACAAGGACTAATGCCAGCAAGTTTTAAAGTACGTGTTGTGCCATTAGATGGTGATGATTCTGCCACTGAAGAGGTGTTAGATCCTGACTTTGGAGAGGCTGCAATTGGTCGGGTGGCACCAGTTGATTCTG GTTTATGGTGGATCATATTGTTACGTGCATATGGAAAAAGTTCAGGAGACCTTTCTGTCCAGCAAAGGATTGATGTACAGACTGGcattaagatgattttaaagCTTTGTTTGGCAGATGGTTTCGATATGTTTCCAACCTTGTTAGTAACAGATGGATCGTGCATGATAGATCGCCGCATGGGAATCCATGGCCACCCACTCGAAATTCAg GCATTGTTCTATTCAGCTCTGCTTTGTGCACGTGAGATGCTTGCTCCTGAGGAAGCTTCTGCAGACCTCACGATGGCACTGAACAACCGGTTAGTTGCTTTATCAATTCACATCCGGGAGTACTACTGGATTGATATGAAGAAACTGAATGAAATTTATCGATACAAGACAGAAGAGTACTCGTTTGATGCAATCAACAAGTTCAACATCTACCCAGATCAAATTTCTCCCTGGCTTGTGGACTGGATGCCCCAAAGAGGAGGCTATCTTATAGGAAACCTGCAGCCGGCACACATGGACTTCCGATTCTTCTCACTTGGAAATCTATGGGCTATAGCATGCAGCCTTGCCACCACTCAGCAGTCACATGCTATATTGGATCTTATTGAAGCCAAATGGTCTGATCTTGTTAGCAACATGCCGTTGAAAATTTGTTACCCAGCGTTAGAGGGTCAGGAATGGAGCATAATCACAGGAAGTGATCCAAAGAACAC GCCTTGGTCTTACCACAATGGAGGTTCGTGGCCTACATTGCTCTGGCAG CTGACAGTGGCATGCTTAAAAATGAATAGACCAGAGATTGCCGAAAATGCAATCAAGATTGCTGAAAAACGTCTAGCAAAGGATAAGTGGCCAGAGTACTACGACACCAAGGGAGCAAGATTCATAGGGAAACAGGCGCGACTGTTCCAAAGCTGGTCTATTGCAGGTTATCTGGTGGCAAAACTACTCATGAAAAACCCAAGTGCTGCTAGCATTCTAGTGAATGTTGAAGATGCAGAGCTTTTGAATGTCTTCTCTTGTGCACTGAATGCTAATCCAAGGGGAAAACGTCGAAAGGGACCCAAACAGAGCTTTATCATATGA
- the LOC125214331 gene encoding neutral/alkaline invertase 3, chloroplastic-like isoform X3, whose protein sequence is MPLSPSEAAPQVLPGPVPFQVFRNLRSASRISFKYDSQNDRSVSQKNQGNWLNSLRCNCIGRESTRETSREDTSKRLVNDIAKDFDDQRLETAQHLKREKEGPRCGDELASDTAVGQTISRTDANSLEEEAWNLLRASMVYYCGSPVGTIAANDPSDSNMLNYDQVFIRDFVPSGIAFLLNGEYEIVRNFILHTLQLQSWEKTIDCHSPGQGLMPASFKVRVVPLDGDDSATEEVLDPDFGEAAIGRVAPVDSGLWWIILLRAYGKSSGDLSVQQRIDVQTGIKMILKLCLADGFDMFPTLLVTDGSCMIDRRMGIHGHPLEIQALFYSALLCAREMLAPEEASADLTMALNNRLVALSIHIREYYWIDMKKLNEIYRYKTEEYSFDAINKFNIYPDQISPWLVDWMPQRGGYLIGNLQPAHMDFRFFSLGNLWAIACSLATTQQSHAILDLIEAKWSDLVSNMPLKICYPALEGQEWSIITGSDPKNTPWSYHNGGSWPTLLWQLTVACLKMNRPEIAENAIKIAEKRLAKDKWPEYYDTKGARFIGKQARLFQSWSIAGYLVAKLLMKNPSAASILVNVEDAELLNVFSCALNANPRGKRRKGPKQSFII, encoded by the exons ATGCCTCTCTCACCCTCAGAAGCAGCCCCTCAAGTTTTGCCCGGGCCGGTGCCATTCCAGGTCTTTAGAAATTTGAGATCAGCTTCACGGATTTCCTTTAAGTATGATAGCCAAAACGATAGATCCGTATCACAAAAGAACCAAGGCAATTGGTTAAATTCTTTGCGTTGCAATTGCATCGGGAGAGAAAGTACTCGAGAGACTTCTAGAGAGGACACAAGTAAAAGATTGGTTAATGATATAGCCAAGGATTTTGATGATCAAAGGCTTGAAACAGCACAACATTTGAAACGTGAGAAGGAAGGTCCTCGGTGTGGTGATGAATTGGCATCTGATACAGCAGTTGGCCAAACTATTAGTAGAACGGATGCAAATTCTTTGGAGGAAGAAGCGTGGAATCTATTGCGAGCATCAATGGTGTATTATTGTGGCAGTCCAGTCGGGACCATTGCTGCAAATGATCCAAGTGACTCGAATATGCTTAACTATGATCAAGTGTTTATACGTGATTTTGTACCTTCGGGGATTGCTTTCCTGTTGAATGGAGAATATGAAATTGTTAGGAACTTCATCCTTCACACGCTTCAGCTGCAG AGTTGGGAGAAAACTATAGATTGCCATAGTCCTGGACAAGGACTAATGCCAGCAAGTTTTAAAGTACGTGTTGTGCCATTAGATGGTGATGATTCTGCCACTGAAGAGGTGTTAGATCCTGACTTTGGAGAGGCTGCAATTGGTCGGGTGGCACCAGTTGATTCTG GTTTATGGTGGATCATATTGTTACGTGCATATGGAAAAAGTTCAGGAGACCTTTCTGTCCAGCAAAGGATTGATGTACAGACTGGcattaagatgattttaaagCTTTGTTTGGCAGATGGTTTCGATATGTTTCCAACCTTGTTAGTAACAGATGGATCGTGCATGATAGATCGCCGCATGGGAATCCATGGCCACCCACTCGAAATTCAg GCATTGTTCTATTCAGCTCTGCTTTGTGCACGTGAGATGCTTGCTCCTGAGGAAGCTTCTGCAGACCTCACGATGGCACTGAACAACCGGTTAGTTGCTTTATCAATTCACATCCGGGAGTACTACTGGATTGATATGAAGAAACTGAATGAAATTTATCGATACAAGACAGAAGAGTACTCGTTTGATGCAATCAACAAGTTCAACATCTACCCAGATCAAATTTCTCCCTGGCTTGTGGACTGGATGCCCCAAAGAGGAGGCTATCTTATAGGAAACCTGCAGCCGGCACACATGGACTTCCGATTCTTCTCACTTGGAAATCTATGGGCTATAGCATGCAGCCTTGCCACCACTCAGCAGTCACATGCTATATTGGATCTTATTGAAGCCAAATGGTCTGATCTTGTTAGCAACATGCCGTTGAAAATTTGTTACCCAGCGTTAGAGGGTCAGGAATGGAGCATAATCACAGGAAGTGATCCAAAGAACAC GCCTTGGTCTTACCACAATGGAGGTTCGTGGCCTACATTGCTCTGGCAG CTGACAGTGGCATGCTTAAAAATGAATAGACCAGAGATTGCCGAAAATGCAATCAAGATTGCTGAAAAACGTCTAGCAAAGGATAAGTGGCCAGAGTACTACGACACCAAGGGAGCAAGATTCATAGGGAAACAGGCGCGACTGTTCCAAAGCTGGTCTATTGCAGGTTATCTGGTGGCAAAACTACTCATGAAAAACCCAAGTGCTGCTAGCATTCTAGTGAATGTTGAAGATGCAGAGCTTTTGAATGTCTTCTCTTGTGCACTGAATGCTAATCCAAGGGGAAAACGTCGAAAGGGACCCAAACAGAGCTTTATCATATGA
- the LOC125213698 gene encoding putative low molecular weight protein-tyrosine-phosphatase slr0328, with product MASAPSPATNKPFSVLFVCLGNICRSPAAEGVFTHLVKRRNLHSHFFIDSAGTINYHEGNQADPRMIAAAKKRQIEITSISRPIRPSDFTDFDLILAMDRQNKEDILAAFEKWKKRETLPADAAKKVQLMCSYCKRHNETEVPDPYYGGHQGFEKVLDILEDACASLLESILDTKSLG from the exons ATGGCTTCGGCGCCATCACCTGCTACTAATAAGCCATTTTCAGTTCTCTTTGTTTGTCTCGGCAATATCTGCAGAAGCCCTGCGGCTGAAGGCGTCTTCACCCACCTCGTAAAGCGAAGGAATCTTCACTCCCATTTCTTCATTGATTCTGCTGGAACCATCAATTATCATGAG GGTAATCAAGCAGACCCAAGAATGATAGCAGCTGCGAAAAAGCGTCAAATTGAGATAACTTCGATATCGAGGCCGATAAGGCCCTCCGATTTCACAGATTTTGATCTCATTCTTGCCATGGACAGGCAGAATAAAG aGGATATACTTGCGGCATTTGAGAAGTGGAAGAAGAGGGAGACGTTACCTGCTGATGCAGCTAAGAAG GTTCAGTTAATGTGTTCCTACTGCAAGCGGCATAATGAAACTGAGGTGCCTGACCCGTATTATGGTGGCCACCAAGGTTTCGAGAAG GTTCTGGATATACTCGAAGATGCTTGTGCGTCGCTCCTGGAAAGTATTCTTGACACGAAAAGTCTTGGCTAA